From Priestia aryabhattai, one genomic window encodes:
- a CDS encoding CoA transferase subunit A yields MKQVHTSFKEAVKDIHDGATIMVGGFGLCGIPENLILALVETGVKDLTVISNNCGVDDWGLGLLLKNKQIKKMIGSYVGENKEFERQVLSGEIEVELLPQGTLAEKIRAGGAGIPAFYTPAGVGTPIAEGKEVRVFDGKEYLLEEALKADFSLVRAWKADHMGNLVYNKTARNFSPMIAAAGKVTIAEVEELHPTGSLDPNIIHTPSVYVQSLIIGEQEKRIERLTVQK; encoded by the coding sequence ATGAAACAAGTACATACGTCGTTTAAAGAAGCGGTGAAAGATATTCACGACGGTGCTACGATTATGGTCGGTGGTTTTGGTTTATGTGGAATTCCAGAGAATTTGATTTTAGCGTTAGTTGAAACAGGGGTAAAAGATTTAACCGTAATTTCAAATAACTGCGGCGTAGACGACTGGGGACTTGGACTGCTTCTGAAAAATAAACAAATTAAAAAGATGATTGGTTCTTACGTGGGAGAAAATAAAGAGTTTGAAAGACAAGTATTGTCAGGAGAAATTGAAGTAGAATTGCTACCTCAAGGCACGCTAGCTGAAAAGATTCGCGCCGGCGGAGCGGGCATACCTGCATTTTATACACCAGCGGGAGTGGGAACACCAATTGCTGAAGGAAAAGAAGTACGTGTATTTGATGGGAAAGAATATTTATTAGAAGAGGCGTTAAAAGCTGATTTTAGTTTGGTCAGAGCTTGGAAGGCTGATCATATGGGGAACTTAGTGTATAACAAGACAGCGCGGAATTTCAGCCCAATGATTGCAGCAGCAGGAAAAGTGACGATAGCAGAAGTTGAGGAACTTCATCCAACAGGTTCACTTGATCCAAATATTATCCATACACCGAGTGTGTATGTTCAATCATTAATTATTGGTGAACAAGAAAAACGTATTGAGCGTTTAACCGTTCAAAAATAA
- a CDS encoding acetyl-CoA C-acetyltransferase, with the protein MGQTEVVIVSAVRTAIGSFGGSLQNVSATTLGGTVIKEALNKAGVSANEVDEVIMGNVLQAGLGQNPARQATLAAGLPETVSALTINKVCGSGLKAVHLATQAILAGDADVIVAGGMENMSQAPYLLKNARNGFKMGDQKVVDSMIQDGLWCAFNDYHMGVTAENLCDKYEITRDEQDAFAASSQQKAEAAIQSGRFADEIVPVEVPGRKGQVTIFEQDEFPRAGTTAESLGKLRPAFKKDGSVTAGNASGINDGAAAVVVMSRKKADELGLTPLVSIKANATAGVDPSIMGIGPVSAVKKALEKAAVSLEDVQLVEANEAFAAQSIAVDRELQFNHDILNVNGGAIALGHPIGASGTRVLVSLIHEMQKRDAKLGLATLCIGGGQGVATIVERP; encoded by the coding sequence ATGGGTCAAACAGAAGTAGTCATTGTAAGCGCTGTACGTACAGCAATCGGCAGCTTTGGGGGAAGCTTACAAAATGTATCCGCAACAACTTTAGGTGGTACTGTAATTAAAGAAGCTTTAAACAAAGCAGGGGTATCAGCAAACGAAGTAGATGAAGTTATTATGGGAAATGTCTTACAAGCAGGTTTAGGACAAAATCCAGCACGACAAGCAACTTTAGCAGCAGGTTTACCTGAAACTGTTTCAGCATTAACCATCAATAAAGTATGCGGATCAGGACTAAAAGCAGTACATCTCGCTACACAGGCGATTCTTGCTGGGGATGCTGATGTGATTGTTGCTGGTGGAATGGAAAACATGAGCCAAGCACCATACTTATTAAAAAATGCACGCAACGGGTTTAAAATGGGCGATCAAAAAGTAGTCGACAGCATGATTCAAGATGGATTATGGTGTGCATTTAACGACTACCATATGGGCGTTACAGCTGAAAACCTGTGTGATAAATATGAAATTACTCGCGACGAACAAGATGCGTTTGCAGCTTCAAGTCAGCAAAAAGCAGAAGCAGCTATTCAATCTGGTCGTTTCGCAGATGAAATTGTACCGGTAGAAGTGCCTGGAAGAAAAGGCCAAGTAACAATTTTTGAACAAGATGAGTTCCCACGCGCAGGCACAACGGCTGAAAGTCTAGGGAAACTACGTCCGGCCTTCAAAAAAGACGGTTCTGTAACAGCTGGTAATGCATCTGGTATTAATGACGGTGCAGCTGCAGTAGTGGTAATGAGCCGTAAAAAAGCAGACGAGTTAGGCCTAACACCATTAGTGTCTATTAAAGCTAATGCAACTGCCGGAGTAGACCCAAGCATTATGGGAATCGGTCCTGTAAGTGCAGTGAAAAAGGCGCTGGAAAAAGCTGCTGTTTCATTAGAAGATGTTCAATTAGTAGAAGCAAACGAAGCATTCGCTGCACAGTCAATCGCTGTGGATCGTGAACTTCAATTTAACCATGATATTTTAAACGTAAATGGTGGAGCAATTGCTCTTGGACATCCTATTGGTGCAAGTGGTACACGTGTCCTTGTTTCACTCATTCATGAAATGCAAAAACGCGACGCAAAACTTGGGTTAGCAACGTTATGTATTGGCGGAGGCCAAGGCGTTGCAACAATCGTTGAACGTCCTTAA
- a CDS encoding hydroxymethylglutaryl-CoA lyase produces the protein MGFPEKVTIIEVGPRDGLQNEKNFVPTDKKINFIKKLKEAGLSEIEITSFVSPKWVPQMKDASTVANTFQPDTCRNIVLVPNQKGLEKALQADCRSVALFIGVSDTFNQKNINKNTKEAVQTLLPLIQQLKQQECFIRTCVSTAFYCPYEGKINERDVLTLCESFVEAGVDELSVADTIGMANPKDVFSLFSKLKQSFPHTLLAAHFHDTRGLAIANIYAALQAGINRFDSSAGGLGGCPFAKGATGNVATEDLVFMLHEMGISTSINEEKLLEAVAFIAPYISRPIESKQYSLFAQR, from the coding sequence ATGGGATTTCCTGAAAAAGTAACAATTATAGAAGTTGGTCCACGGGATGGACTTCAAAATGAAAAAAATTTTGTTCCAACTGATAAAAAAATTAATTTTATCAAAAAATTAAAAGAAGCTGGACTATCCGAAATAGAAATTACATCCTTTGTTTCTCCAAAATGGGTTCCTCAAATGAAAGATGCTTCTACTGTTGCAAATACATTTCAGCCTGATACATGCCGAAACATCGTACTTGTGCCGAATCAAAAAGGCTTGGAAAAAGCACTGCAAGCTGATTGCCGCTCCGTTGCGCTGTTTATTGGCGTAAGCGATACCTTTAATCAAAAAAATATTAACAAAAACACCAAAGAAGCTGTACAAACGCTGCTCCCTCTCATTCAACAGCTTAAGCAGCAAGAATGTTTTATTCGAACTTGCGTTTCCACCGCCTTTTATTGCCCGTATGAAGGAAAAATAAATGAACGCGACGTGCTGACTCTTTGCGAAAGCTTTGTGGAAGCTGGAGTGGATGAGCTAAGCGTTGCTGATACAATTGGCATGGCAAATCCTAAAGATGTATTTTCACTTTTCTCGAAATTAAAACAAAGCTTTCCCCACACGTTACTTGCTGCGCACTTTCACGATACGAGAGGATTAGCCATTGCAAATATCTACGCAGCTCTGCAAGCCGGTATTAACAGGTTCGATTCATCCGCTGGCGGGTTAGGTGGATGTCCATTCGCTAAGGGAGCAACAGGAAACGTAGCTACGGAAGATCTTGTCTTTATGCTTCATGAAATGGGTATCTCCACTTCTATTAATGAAGAAAAGCTGCTCGAAGCGGTCGCTTTTATCGCTCCTTACATTTCAAGACCGATTGAAAGCAAGCAATACTCTTTGTTTGCACAGCGTTAA
- a CDS encoding alpha/beta hydrolase codes for MKKWLLLIGSAFGAFVALGIFFTNQMMYIRKKTDKVIIDRDTEDGFYDEKVYNTLPKEAFVLPSSLGYNIAGTVIKQHDNNRFMILSHGVTVHSLNSMKYARLFLKLGWNVVLYDHRRHGKSEGKTTSYGYYEKLDLQSVVHWAKEQFGSTISLGIHGESMGAATTLLYAGMEDGADFYIVDCPFSDLEELLAYRLKQDFHLPKQLVMPAANIILKWREGYSFKDVSPISVVDQIKHPVLFIHSKEDDYILPKMTEQLHAKKMGAKRMYLAPVGTHARSYADNPGEYEQVIESFLEKIQKEAL; via the coding sequence ATGAAAAAATGGCTATTATTAATAGGAAGTGCTTTCGGAGCATTTGTCGCTCTTGGCATCTTTTTTACAAATCAAATGATGTATATCCGTAAAAAGACCGACAAAGTAATTATTGACCGCGATACGGAAGATGGCTTTTATGATGAGAAAGTCTATAACACTCTTCCTAAAGAAGCATTTGTGCTTCCTTCTTCTCTAGGCTATAACATAGCTGGGACCGTTATTAAACAACACGACAACAACCGATTTATGATTCTTTCGCACGGAGTTACAGTTCATTCACTGAACTCTATGAAATATGCTCGGCTTTTTCTAAAGCTTGGATGGAACGTCGTCCTTTATGATCACCGCCGTCACGGCAAGTCTGAAGGGAAAACAACGAGCTACGGCTATTATGAAAAGCTGGACCTTCAATCCGTTGTTCACTGGGCAAAAGAACAATTCGGTTCAACTATTTCCCTTGGTATTCACGGGGAGTCTATGGGAGCTGCGACCACTCTTTTGTATGCTGGAATGGAAGATGGAGCGGATTTTTATATTGTCGACTGCCCTTTTTCTGACTTGGAAGAACTTCTTGCCTATCGTCTAAAACAAGATTTCCACCTACCCAAACAGCTTGTGATGCCAGCAGCTAATATTATTTTAAAATGGCGAGAAGGCTATTCATTTAAGGACGTATCACCCATTTCAGTCGTAGATCAAATCAAACATCCTGTTCTGTTTATTCATAGTAAAGAAGATGACTATATTCTTCCTAAAATGACGGAGCAGCTGCATGCCAAAAAAATGGGAGCAAAGCGGATGTATTTGGCACCTGTAGGCACTCATGCCCGCTCGTATGCTGATAATCCAGGGGAATATGAACAAGTTATTGAATCATTTTTAGAAAAAATACAAAAAGAAGCGCTTTAA
- a CDS encoding iron-sulfur cluster biosynthesis family protein codes for MNITFTDKAIAKVQEKYGKDSLLYLKLKYDTDGCGCVVSGVTTLWIVDEKEGDDVTIETNFVPVLVEKTKQVFLDDNMTIDYNESAYTFMLKCPSQILNPRMSFIDKTKEAL; via the coding sequence ATGAATATTACCTTTACTGATAAAGCGATAGCAAAAGTACAAGAAAAGTACGGGAAAGATTCTTTACTGTATTTAAAATTAAAATACGATACGGATGGATGCGGCTGTGTTGTGAGCGGTGTAACGACGCTATGGATTGTTGATGAAAAAGAGGGCGATGATGTAACCATCGAGACAAATTTTGTTCCTGTTCTTGTCGAAAAAACAAAGCAAGTATTTTTAGATGATAATATGACGATTGATTACAATGAAAGTGCATATACTTTTATGCTAAAATGTCCTTCTCAAATTTTAAATCCGCGCATGTCATTTATCGATAAAACAAAAGAAGCGCTTTAA
- a CDS encoding CDGSH iron-sulfur domain-containing protein produces MSKVQIKVMDNGSFRVTGDVELIDADGNKFETKPTFSLCRCGQSQKMPFCDGNHKGKFDSCVRAAKILDEQ; encoded by the coding sequence ATGTCAAAAGTACAAATTAAAGTAATGGATAACGGCTCTTTCCGTGTCACTGGAGACGTTGAATTAATTGATGCAGACGGCAACAAATTTGAAACAAAGCCGACATTTTCACTATGCCGATGTGGCCAGTCGCAAAAGATGCCCTTTTGCGACGGAAATCATAAAGGGAAATTCGACTCTTGTGTGCGCGCTGCAAAAATTTTAGACGAGCAGTAG
- a CDS encoding SDR family NAD(P)-dependent oxidoreductase, with protein MKSSLKNQHVVITGASGGLGEHLAYEVAKRGGVPVLLARTEEKLQRVAEQISQKYGITSYIYRADVANVEEVKRVVQKMMSEIKRVDVLINNAGFGVFEEVKEASISTIASMFQVNVIGLIACTQEILAYMLKENKGHIINIASQAGKLATPKSSGYSASKHAVLGFTNSLRMELAKTDIYVTAVNPGPIQTNFFSIADQSGNYEKSVEKFMLTPQYVAEKTVHIIGKPKREVNLPKWMNIGSKMYQLAPGLVEKLAGDAFNRK; from the coding sequence TTGAAATCCTCGTTAAAGAACCAACATGTCGTGATTACAGGCGCTTCAGGAGGTCTTGGAGAACATTTAGCTTATGAAGTAGCCAAAAGAGGGGGCGTCCCCGTTTTACTTGCACGTACAGAAGAAAAGCTGCAGCGAGTAGCTGAGCAAATTAGTCAAAAGTATGGGATTACCTCTTACATATATAGAGCTGACGTAGCGAACGTAGAGGAAGTCAAAAGAGTTGTTCAGAAAATGATGAGTGAAATTAAGCGTGTTGATGTGCTGATTAATAATGCAGGCTTTGGTGTATTTGAAGAAGTGAAAGAAGCATCTATTTCGACAATTGCATCAATGTTTCAAGTCAATGTTATTGGATTAATTGCATGTACACAAGAAATTTTAGCTTATATGCTAAAAGAAAACAAAGGACATATTATTAACATTGCTTCTCAAGCAGGCAAACTTGCAACGCCTAAATCCAGTGGCTATTCAGCTTCTAAACATGCCGTGCTAGGGTTTACCAACAGCTTGCGAATGGAATTAGCGAAAACAGATATCTATGTGACCGCAGTGAATCCAGGTCCTATTCAAACCAACTTCTTTTCAATAGCAGATCAATCAGGAAACTATGAAAAAAGTGTAGAAAAGTTTATGTTAACACCTCAATACGTAGCTGAAAAAACGGTCCATATTATTGGGAAACCAAAACGAGAAGTCAACTTGCCTAAGTGGATGAACATAGGTTCGAAGATGTATCAGCTTGCCCCAGGGCTCGTAGAAAAATTGGCAGGGGATGCGTTTAATAGAAAATAA
- a CDS encoding MBL fold metallo-hydrolase translates to MNEQLYKIVLPTPFAVGDVNVFVIKGQTVTLVDAGIKTDAAWSVFKEKLNEIGLKPDDIKQVVLTHHHPDHVGMLDFFDKDIAIVGHAKNQPWISQNPNFFEWYDAFFEDHFMKAGVDERFRPYLKRLKASMKYSCHRSLTTSVQEGDYIPGLESWKVLEVPGHAQSHIALYNERTAVMIGGDLLLKHISSNPLIEPPMKPSGERPKTLLQYNHSLRRLLDLEINCIYTGHGDEVLHVRELVQERLQKQSDRADKVLSMIKECPQTAFDICKQLFPTIYEKELGLTLSETIGQLDFLEDANKISTLEKGSTLIYSVCS, encoded by the coding sequence ATGAATGAGCAATTATATAAAATTGTGCTGCCTACTCCTTTTGCGGTAGGAGATGTGAATGTTTTTGTTATAAAAGGTCAGACCGTTACGTTAGTCGATGCTGGTATTAAAACGGATGCAGCGTGGTCTGTATTTAAAGAAAAGCTTAATGAAATAGGATTAAAACCAGATGATATTAAGCAAGTTGTCCTAACCCATCACCATCCTGATCACGTAGGAATGCTTGATTTCTTTGATAAAGATATCGCCATAGTCGGTCATGCGAAAAATCAGCCTTGGATCTCCCAAAATCCGAATTTTTTTGAGTGGTACGATGCGTTTTTTGAAGATCACTTTATGAAAGCCGGCGTAGATGAAAGGTTTCGCCCCTATTTAAAACGTTTAAAAGCATCAATGAAGTATTCATGTCACCGTTCTCTTACAACCTCTGTACAGGAAGGAGATTACATTCCGGGCCTAGAGAGTTGGAAAGTGCTTGAAGTGCCGGGGCATGCTCAAAGCCATATTGCATTATACAATGAAAGAACAGCGGTTATGATTGGAGGAGATTTGCTGTTAAAGCATATTTCATCTAATCCGCTTATTGAACCTCCTATGAAACCAAGCGGCGAGCGACCTAAAACGCTTCTTCAATATAATCATTCATTAAGACGGCTGCTTGACTTAGAGATAAACTGTATCTATACAGGTCATGGAGATGAAGTGTTACATGTTCGTGAACTTGTACAAGAGAGGTTACAAAAGCAGAGCGACCGAGCGGATAAAGTACTTAGCATGATAAAAGAATGCCCTCAAACAGCGTTTGATATTTGCAAACAGCTATTTCCTACTATTTATGAAAAAGAACTAGGGCTAACTCTTTCTGAAACAATTGGTCAGCTCGATTTTTTAGAAGATGCAAATAAAATCAGTACACTTGAAAAAGGAAGTACGCTTATTTATTCTGTGTGCTCTTAA